A genomic stretch from Deltaproteobacteria bacterium includes:
- a CDS encoding ATP-binding protein, which translates to MTEASVRQDSRPIAATLVNTAVCDAAATNLMRVESGFTRGFAGMQLLGNTSDVCRSGKERARVALEGLGLWIPPQRVVINLTPADLKTDGSHFDLPIAVSLALLIGEAPPAIKPDEWLFAAELGLAGELRPVKGAVSFAVAAMAKGLRGIVVASDNAQEISVMTRLAPSASLQVLGFRDLRAVLSWMFGRGSTTTFTTNYPSLDAGQLPNFDDMILSPAMELAAITACAGMHSLLLRGVPGTGKSMLASRLASILPDLEPSERIETLRVHSMVSERLQPALLAGRPPYRAPHHQASAAALIGSADQPGELALAHGGVLFLDELPEFRRDLLEALREPLELGAVCVARSKHRVVWQTAVVLAAACNNCPCGWYGSSRRECHCSQTKIAAYRQRLSGPLLDRIDLHINVPETQANSADLLLGLSHRLPGSVTARMRTAVSRARQRAYERNRAFGCCVNRDLPATTLLEASGLAATDFAGVVNDVIPSSASNRSVMRCLRVARTLADIHDRETLSESDLVQAWRWQAEAAAHERGEMVHSLQ; encoded by the coding sequence ATGACTGAGGCTAGTGTCAGACAGGATTCACGACCGATCGCCGCCACGTTAGTGAATACAGCAGTTTGCGATGCTGCTGCCACCAACCTGATGCGTGTCGAGAGCGGTTTTACCCGGGGATTTGCCGGGATGCAACTGCTTGGCAACACCTCGGACGTCTGCCGCAGCGGGAAAGAGAGGGCGCGCGTGGCACTGGAGGGACTTGGCCTCTGGATCCCGCCGCAGCGGGTGGTGATCAATCTGACTCCGGCCGATCTTAAAACAGATGGTAGTCACTTTGATTTGCCCATTGCCGTCAGCCTAGCCTTATTAATTGGAGAAGCACCGCCCGCCATCAAGCCCGACGAGTGGCTGTTTGCCGCTGAGCTTGGTCTCGCCGGTGAGCTGCGCCCAGTTAAGGGCGCCGTCTCCTTTGCCGTGGCGGCGATGGCCAAAGGCCTGCGCGGTATTGTGGTGGCGTCGGATAACGCTCAGGAAATCAGCGTCATGACACGCCTGGCACCGTCGGCTAGCCTGCAGGTCCTGGGCTTTCGCGATCTGCGAGCGGTTCTGTCTTGGATGTTTGGGCGCGGATCTACGACCACATTTACCACTAATTACCCATCACTGGACGCAGGGCAGCTACCCAATTTTGACGACATGATATTGAGTCCGGCGATGGAGCTTGCAGCGATCACTGCCTGTGCCGGAATGCATAGTCTCCTGCTCCGTGGTGTCCCAGGCACGGGCAAATCGATGCTGGCATCCCGACTAGCGAGTATTTTGCCCGATCTAGAGCCGTCTGAGCGGATCGAGACCCTACGCGTCCACAGCATGGTGAGCGAGCGTCTGCAGCCCGCGTTATTAGCTGGTCGACCGCCCTATCGGGCGCCGCACCACCAAGCGAGCGCGGCGGCACTCATCGGGAGTGCCGATCAGCCCGGAGAGCTAGCTCTGGCCCACGGGGGCGTCCTCTTTCTCGATGAACTACCGGAATTTAGGCGCGATTTACTCGAGGCTCTGCGTGAGCCGCTCGAGCTTGGTGCGGTTTGTGTCGCTCGGTCCAAGCACCGCGTTGTCTGGCAGACGGCGGTTGTGCTCGCGGCGGCCTGCAATAATTGTCCGTGCGGCTGGTACGGCAGCAGCCGTCGTGAGTGCCACTGCAGTCAGACCAAAATTGCCGCCTACCGTCAGCGCCTTTCGGGCCCGCTGCTTGACCGTATTGATCTCCATATCAATGTGCCCGAGACGCAGGCTAATTCTGCTGATCTGTTGCTGGGACTTAGTCATCGGTTGCCGGGCTCGGTGACGGCTCGTATGAGGACGGCAGTCAGCCGTGCGCGCCAGCGCGCCTATGAGCGTAACCGGGCGTTCGGTTGTTGCGTAAACAGAGACCTACCTGCGACCACGTTGCTAGAGGCCTCTGGCCTCGCGGCAACGGATTTTGCTGGTGTGGTGAACGATGTCATCCCGAGCTCAGCAAGCAATCGGTCGGTCATGCGCTGTTTACGCGTCGCTAGAACCTTAGCCGACATCCATGATCGCGAGACGTTGTCGGAGTCCGATCTGGTGCAAGCGTGGCGCTGGCAGGCTGAGGCAGCCGCCCATGAGCGCGGTGAGATG
- the argS gene encoding arginine--tRNA ligase — MSKSGRISSLSAENMMGITCQGVILMGLSDLGRSTNMATTWTQYPLDACRAELGQRLHSALLHLLPDGGQLDFTPVAIGRLLEQPPERELGDYALPCFRFAKDTRKKPQEVAAALAAALKAEGWLARTAAVGAFLNIFVNQQKLAAAVLPGIADGSMFQALTQIEANRTQRVMIEFSQPNTHKEFHVGHGRNVCLGNSLVHLFRYCGYEVVSANYFGDDGTHIATVLSYLTRHKPTPPSTKRGEWLGQIYVAAKRELEAADPDTKTQLLAAISTVHRQIEQRQGQVYQEWLATRQWSLDDFAAIYEWLNVKFDVLFYESEVSEAAQTIVDQYLEKGVFALDQGAVGVDLKPFKLGFCILRKSDGNTLYATKDLALAKRKFEDYAIDRNVYVVADEQNHHFRQVFRVLELMGFPQAKQCFHLSYGMVVLPEGKMSSRDGTAVSFVSLRQMMLEHLGKILAKYQGEWPDAEIEETAHRLCDGAIKYGMIATDPVKEIVFNLEDWLSFEGNSGPYLMYSYTRTRSILRKAKEQGLAPDLTLATSQLQMASEHELLRYLFDFNQVVTAACEHCKPSMLATHLFYMCKSFNRFYVDAPILKADTRELAAARLALTAAFGDALKHGLALLGITPPERM, encoded by the coding sequence ATGTCAAAGTCAGGTCGGATCTCGAGCCTAAGTGCAGAAAATATGATGGGAATCACCTGTCAGGGAGTTATCCTGATGGGACTAAGCGACCTCGGACGGAGCACCAACATGGCAACCACATGGACCCAGTACCCACTCGACGCCTGCCGCGCTGAACTCGGCCAGAGACTGCACAGCGCGCTGTTGCATCTGCTGCCAGATGGGGGTCAGCTCGATTTCACACCTGTCGCCATCGGCCGCCTCTTGGAGCAACCGCCCGAGCGCGAGCTGGGCGACTATGCGCTGCCGTGTTTCCGCTTTGCCAAAGACACGCGCAAGAAACCGCAGGAAGTCGCTGCCGCGTTGGCGGCTGCGCTTAAAGCTGAGGGCTGGCTGGCGCGTACTGCCGCCGTCGGTGCCTTTTTGAATATCTTTGTGAACCAGCAAAAACTAGCGGCCGCAGTGCTTCCCGGTATCGCCGATGGCAGTATGTTTCAGGCGCTCACGCAGATCGAGGCCAACCGCACCCAGCGCGTGATGATTGAGTTTTCCCAGCCCAATACCCACAAGGAATTCCATGTAGGTCACGGCCGTAACGTTTGCCTAGGCAATAGCCTCGTGCATCTCTTCCGCTACTGCGGCTACGAAGTCGTGAGCGCTAACTACTTCGGCGACGACGGTACCCATATTGCTACCGTGCTGTCCTACTTAACGCGTCATAAGCCCACCCCACCAAGCACCAAACGCGGCGAATGGCTGGGCCAAATTTATGTCGCTGCCAAACGCGAACTTGAAGCGGCGGATCCCGACACCAAGACACAGCTACTCGCCGCAATCTCCACCGTCCACCGGCAGATTGAGCAGCGTCAAGGTCAGGTCTACCAAGAGTGGCTGGCGACACGTCAGTGGTCGCTCGACGACTTTGCTGCTATCTACGAGTGGCTTAATGTTAAATTTGACGTGCTCTTTTACGAGTCCGAAGTATCTGAGGCAGCGCAGACCATTGTCGATCAATATTTAGAAAAAGGCGTATTCGCTCTGGATCAAGGCGCCGTCGGGGTAGATCTAAAACCATTCAAACTCGGCTTTTGTATCCTGCGCAAATCTGACGGCAACACGCTATACGCAACGAAAGACCTTGCCCTTGCTAAGCGTAAGTTCGAAGACTACGCGATTGATCGCAATGTCTATGTCGTCGCCGATGAGCAGAACCATCATTTCCGCCAAGTTTTCAGAGTGCTTGAGCTTATGGGGTTCCCCCAAGCTAAACAGTGCTTCCACTTAAGCTACGGCATGGTCGTGCTGCCCGAGGGAAAAATGTCGTCGCGCGACGGCACCGCTGTATCGTTTGTCAGCTTGCGCCAGATGATGCTTGAACATCTAGGCAAGATCCTGGCCAAGTACCAAGGTGAATGGCCCGATGCAGAGATCGAGGAGACCGCACACCGTCTTTGCGATGGCGCGATCAAATACGGCATGATTGCGACTGATCCAGTGAAAGAAATTGTGTTTAATCTTGAGGACTGGCTTAGCTTCGAGGGCAACTCCGGTCCATATCTGATGTACAGCTACACGCGCACGCGCTCGATCCTACGTAAAGCCAAAGAGCAAGGCTTGGCCCCTGATTTGACTTTAGCCACGAGTCAGCTGCAAATGGCATCAGAACATGAGCTCCTGCGTTATCTGTTCGACTTTAATCAAGTGGTCACCGCCGCATGTGAGCATTGCAAGCCAAGTATGTTGGCGACGCATCTCTTTTATATGTGCAAGTCGTTCAACCGCTTCTACGTCGATGCACCCATCTTGAAGGCCGATACACGCGAGCTAGCAGCAGCCAGACTCGCGCTGACGGCTGCATTTGGCGACGCTTTGAAACACGGATTGGCGCTACTAGGCATTACACCGCCCGAGCGCATGTGA